The proteins below are encoded in one region of Thermococcus peptonophilus:
- a CDS encoding DUF2202 domain-containing protein yields MRKKILGIGFLVLALFGLVLGGVAAYRGTPGPNPEAEQLYQSSYADYYAPLSDEEASGLIYVVEEEKLARDVYLTLHNETGLTVFERIAQSEQRHMDAMLSLIEKYNLTAPSTLDQIGVFENPELQALYDQLVEQGSQSTIDALKVGALIEETDIKDLEEWIAKTDNEDIVRVYSNLMAGSENHLRAFVRNLEAQGVEYTAQVLPQEQVDEILAGEASHSGHGKMMAGGNHDHMKNSDRMTKGQRGKMDGRMKGNGHEKGTHEHGKGGNGEGNKPMRGYGRGDCPMQADGA; encoded by the coding sequence ATGAGAAAGAAAATATTGGGAATTGGTTTCCTGGTGCTGGCCCTGTTCGGGCTGGTGCTGGGGGGAGTAGCGGCCTACAGAGGCACACCTGGTCCGAACCCGGAAGCAGAGCAGCTCTACCAGAGTAGTTATGCCGATTACTACGCACCGCTAAGCGACGAAGAGGCCAGTGGGTTGATCTACGTGGTCGAGGAGGAGAAGCTTGCGAGGGATGTCTACCTAACGCTCCACAACGAAACAGGTCTCACAGTCTTCGAGAGGATAGCCCAGAGCGAGCAGAGACACATGGATGCCATGCTGTCGCTGATCGAGAAGTACAACCTGACCGCACCGAGCACGCTCGACCAGATTGGCGTCTTTGAGAACCCTGAGCTCCAGGCTCTCTACGACCAGCTGGTCGAGCAGGGAAGCCAGAGCACTATTGATGCACTCAAAGTTGGGGCGCTCATAGAGGAAACCGACATCAAGGACCTTGAGGAGTGGATCGCCAAGACAGACAACGAGGACATAGTAAGGGTTTACAGCAACCTTATGGCCGGAAGCGAGAACCACCTTAGGGCCTTCGTGAGGAACCTTGAAGCACAGGGTGTTGAGTACACCGCCCAGGTGCTTCCACAGGAGCAGGTTGACGAAATACTGGCTGGAGAGGCTAGCCACAGCGGACACGGGAAGATGATGGCAGGAGGAAATCACGACCACATGAAGAACAGTGACAGGATGACAAAGGGACAGAGAGGAAAAATGGACGGAAGGATGAAGGGCAACGGACACGAGAAAGGCACCCACGAACATGGAAAAGGCGGCAACGGTGAAGGGAACAAGCCCATGAGGGGCTACGGCAGAGGGGACTGCCCCATGCAGGCTGATGGAGCCTGA
- a CDS encoding RNA-guided endonuclease InsQ/TnpB family protein codes for MPSETIKLTAKFKLKNPPEGLNDLFSTYREIVNYLISYAFENHITSFYRLKKETYKSLRKEYPELPSHYHYTATQMATMIYRSYRKRKKKGKAKGKPVFKKEAIMLDDHLFKLDLDAGIIKLSTPKGRIELEFCSAKYHEKFKDWKIGQAWLVRTPKGVFINVVFSREVEVREPEAFVGVDLNENNVTLSLPNGEFVQIITHEKEIRTGYFVKRRKIQKKLRAGKKRKELLEKYGQRERNRRDDLYHKLANKIVELAEKYGGIALEDLTEIRDSIRYSAEVNGRLHRWSFRKLQSIIEYKAKLKGIKVVFVNPAFTSSLCPVCGEKLSPNGHRVLKCPKCGFEADRDVVGSWNIRLKALKMWGVSVPPESPTMKTGVGKVSRSDAYELYANYG; via the coding sequence ATGCCCTCAGAGACGATTAAACTCACCGCAAAATTCAAGCTCAAAAACCCGCCAGAGGGGCTAAACGACCTCTTCTCTACTTATCGAGAGATTGTGAACTACCTCATCAGCTATGCTTTCGAGAACCACATTACGAGCTTTTACAGGCTCAAAAAGGAAACATACAAAAGCCTCCGCAAGGAGTATCCAGAACTGCCAAGTCATTACCACTACACGGCCACTCAAATGGCTACAATGATTTACAGGAGTTATCGGAAGAGGAAAAAGAAGGGGAAAGCAAAGGGAAAGCCCGTTTTCAAGAAGGAGGCCATAATGCTCGACGACCACCTTTTCAAGCTCGACCTTGACGCTGGAATAATAAAACTCTCCACCCCGAAAGGGAGGATTGAGCTGGAGTTTTGCTCCGCAAAGTATCACGAGAAGTTTAAGGACTGGAAAATCGGTCAAGCGTGGTTAGTGAGGACTCCAAAAGGCGTTTTCATCAACGTGGTCTTCTCCAGAGAGGTTGAAGTGAGAGAGCCTGAAGCCTTCGTCGGCGTGGACTTGAACGAGAACAACGTTACGCTCAGCCTTCCAAACGGTGAATTCGTTCAGATAATCACCCACGAGAAGGAGATTAGGACTGGCTACTTCGTAAAGCGGAGGAAAATTCAGAAAAAGCTTAGGGCTGGAAAGAAGAGGAAAGAACTTCTCGAAAAGTATGGGCAAAGGGAGAGGAACAGGCGGGACGATTTGTATCACAAATTGGCCAATAAAATCGTTGAGTTGGCCGAGAAATACGGTGGTATCGCTCTGGAGGATTTAACTGAAATCAGGGATTCGATTAGGTATTCTGCTGAAGTGAATGGTAGGCTTCACCGGTGGAGTTTTAGGAAACTCCAGAGCATAATCGAATACAAGGCTAAATTGAAGGGAATAAAAGTTGTTTTCGTTAATCCTGCTTTCACGTCCTCCCTGTGTCCGGTATGTGGGGAGAAACTAAGCCCGAATGGGCACAGGGTTTTGAAGTGCCCCAAGTGTGGTTTTGAGGCCGATAGGGACGTTGTCGGCTCTTGGAATATTCGGTTAAAAGCCCTGAAGATGTGGGGAGTCTCCGTTCCCCCCGAAAGCCCCACGATGAAGACGGGAGTGGGGAAGGTCAGCCGTAGCGATGCTTACGAGCTTTACGCAAATTACGGCTGA
- a CDS encoding IS607 family transposase: MRLYRTGKASELLGISKPTLLRKIKTGEIKAYKIGREYRIPESEIKRLLEGKISDKVVIYARVSSRDQKEDLERQVEYLKNYCSAKGYQVAKILTDVSSGLNENRKGLKQLFKLVESGEVTKVVITYRDRLTRFGFRYLEQYFNSHGVEIEVIFDDEEKTPEKELVEDLLAIVTSFAGKLYGMRSHKKKRLVEAVKNALRDD, from the coding sequence ATGAGGCTTTATCGGACAGGGAAAGCCTCAGAACTCTTGGGCATCAGCAAACCAACACTCCTCAGAAAAATCAAAACAGGCGAGATAAAAGCCTACAAAATAGGCAGAGAATACCGCATTCCAGAAAGCGAAATCAAAAGACTTCTTGAGGGTAAAATCTCCGATAAAGTCGTCATTTACGCCAGAGTCTCAAGCAGAGACCAGAAAGAAGACCTCGAAAGACAGGTCGAATACCTCAAAAACTACTGCTCCGCAAAAGGCTACCAAGTAGCCAAAATTCTCACCGACGTATCATCAGGCTTGAACGAGAACAGGAAAGGCCTAAAACAGCTCTTCAAACTTGTCGAGAGCGGAGAGGTAACCAAAGTCGTGATAACTTACAGGGACAGGCTCACCCGCTTTGGCTTCAGATACCTCGAACAATACTTCAACTCTCACGGTGTCGAGATTGAGGTAATCTTTGATGACGAGGAAAAAACACCAGAGAAAGAACTGGTTGAAGACCTTTTAGCTATTGTAACTTCCTTTGCTGGAAAGCTTTATGGTATGCGTTCTCACAAGAAAAAACGCCTCGTTGAGGCGGTAAAGAATGCCCTCAGAGACGATTAA
- the ppsA gene encoding phosphoenolpyruvate synthase — translation MSEYRFIKWFEELSKEDVPLVGGKGANLGELTRAGIPVPPGFCVTAEAYKYFVENVKLEDGKTLQEWIMEIISQTNVDDSKQLQENTAKIRQKIIELPMLPEIAEEIERAYKELSARFNKDAVYVAVRSSATAEDLPEASFAGQQETYLDVYGVDDVIDKVKKCWASLWTARATFYRAKQGFDHSKVYLSAVVQKMVNSEKSGVMFTANPVTNNRNEIMINASWGLGEAVVSGSVTPDEYIVEKGTWKIKEKFIAKKEVMVVRNPETGKGTVYVKVADYLGPEWVEKQVLTEEQIIEVAKMGAKIEEHYGWPQDIEWAYDKDDGKLYIVQSRPITTLKEEAKAEEVEGTEEAEVILKGLGASPGIGAGRVVVIFDASEIDKVKEGDVLVTTMTNPDMVPAMKRASAIVTDEGGRTSHAAIVSRELGIPAVVGTKEATKKLKTGDYVTVDGTRGVVYKGIVKSLVEKKEEKAAGGASGQVVVAGAPLITATKVKVNVSMPEVAERAAATGADGVGLLRAEHMILSIGQHPIKFIKEGKFDELVEKLADGIRTVAAAFYPRPVWYRTLDAPTNEFKEMPGGEDEPDERNPMLGWRGIRRGLDQPELLKAEFTAIKKVVEEGYNNIGVMLPLVGHPEQIRKAKEIARSVGLEPHKDVEWGIMIEVPAAALIIEDLIKEGIDFVSFGTNDLTQYTLAIDRDNDRIAHLYDETHPAVLKLIKHVIKVAKKYGVETSICGQAGSDPKMARILVRLGIDSISANPDAVELIRKTVAQEEQKILLEAARKRLFEEEDELEF, via the coding sequence ATGAGCGAATACAGGTTTATAAAGTGGTTTGAGGAACTCAGCAAGGAAGATGTCCCCCTTGTCGGTGGAAAGGGTGCCAACCTTGGTGAACTTACCAGGGCCGGAATCCCCGTCCCGCCCGGATTCTGTGTGACTGCCGAGGCCTACAAGTACTTTGTTGAGAACGTCAAGCTTGAGGACGGTAAGACCCTCCAGGAGTGGATTATGGAGATCATCAGCCAGACCAACGTTGATGACTCCAAGCAGCTCCAGGAGAACACCGCCAAGATCAGGCAGAAGATCATCGAGCTCCCGATGCTCCCGGAGATAGCTGAGGAGATCGAGAGGGCCTACAAGGAGCTCAGCGCCCGCTTTAACAAGGACGCCGTTTACGTCGCCGTCCGCTCATCCGCTACCGCTGAGGACCTTCCGGAGGCTTCCTTCGCCGGTCAGCAGGAGACCTACCTCGACGTCTACGGCGTTGACGACGTCATAGACAAGGTCAAGAAGTGCTGGGCCTCACTCTGGACCGCCAGGGCCACCTTCTACAGGGCCAAGCAGGGCTTCGACCACAGCAAGGTCTACCTCTCAGCCGTCGTCCAGAAGATGGTCAACAGCGAGAAGAGCGGCGTCATGTTCACCGCCAACCCTGTCACCAACAACAGGAACGAGATAATGATCAACGCCAGCTGGGGCCTCGGTGAGGCCGTCGTCAGCGGCAGCGTCACCCCGGACGAGTACATCGTCGAGAAGGGCACCTGGAAGATCAAGGAGAAGTTCATCGCCAAGAAGGAGGTCATGGTCGTCAGGAACCCAGAGACCGGCAAGGGCACCGTCTACGTCAAGGTCGCTGACTACCTCGGCCCGGAGTGGGTTGAGAAGCAGGTCCTCACAGAAGAGCAGATAATCGAGGTCGCCAAGATGGGTGCCAAGATCGAGGAGCACTACGGCTGGCCGCAGGACATCGAGTGGGCCTACGACAAGGACGACGGCAAGCTCTACATCGTCCAGAGCAGGCCGATCACCACCCTCAAGGAAGAGGCCAAGGCAGAGGAGGTCGAGGGCACTGAGGAGGCCGAGGTCATCCTCAAGGGTCTTGGCGCCTCACCGGGCATCGGTGCCGGTAGGGTCGTCGTCATCTTCGACGCCAGCGAGATCGACAAGGTCAAGGAGGGCGATGTCCTCGTCACCACAATGACCAACCCGGACATGGTTCCGGCAATGAAGAGGGCTTCCGCTATCGTCACCGACGAGGGTGGAAGGACTAGCCACGCCGCTATTGTCAGCAGGGAGCTCGGCATCCCAGCAGTCGTCGGTACCAAGGAGGCCACCAAGAAGCTCAAGACCGGCGACTACGTCACCGTTGACGGTACCCGCGGTGTCGTCTACAAGGGCATAGTCAAGAGCCTCGTCGAGAAGAAGGAGGAGAAGGCCGCTGGAGGAGCTAGCGGCCAGGTCGTCGTTGCTGGAGCTCCGCTCATCACCGCGACCAAGGTCAAGGTCAACGTCTCAATGCCTGAGGTCGCTGAGAGGGCTGCCGCCACCGGCGCCGACGGTGTCGGTCTTCTCAGGGCCGAGCACATGATCCTCAGCATCGGCCAGCACCCGATCAAGTTCATCAAGGAGGGCAAGTTCGACGAGCTCGTTGAGAAGCTCGCCGACGGTATCAGGACGGTCGCAGCGGCATTCTACCCGAGGCCGGTCTGGTACAGGACCCTCGATGCCCCGACCAACGAGTTCAAGGAGATGCCCGGTGGAGAGGACGAGCCGGACGAGAGGAACCCGATGCTCGGATGGCGCGGAATCAGGCGCGGTCTCGATCAGCCGGAGCTCCTCAAGGCCGAGTTCACCGCCATCAAGAAGGTCGTCGAGGAGGGCTACAACAACATCGGCGTCATGCTCCCACTCGTCGGCCACCCGGAGCAGATCAGGAAGGCCAAAGAAATAGCTCGCTCAGTCGGCCTTGAGCCGCACAAGGACGTTGAGTGGGGCATCATGATCGAGGTTCCGGCGGCTGCACTCATCATCGAGGACCTCATCAAGGAGGGTATCGACTTCGTCAGCTTCGGTACCAACGACCTCACCCAGTACACCCTCGCCATCGACAGGGACAATGACAGGATCGCTCACCTCTACGACGAGACCCACCCGGCCGTGCTCAAGCTCATCAAGCACGTCATCAAGGTCGCCAAGAAGTACGGCGTCGAGACCAGCATCTGCGGACAGGCCGGCAGTGATCCGAAGATGGCCAGGATCCTCGTTAGGCTCGGCATCGACAGCATCAGCGCCAACCCGGATGCCGTCGAGCTCATCAGGAAGACCGTCGCCCAGGAGGAGCAGAAGATCCTCCTCGAGGCTGCCAGGAAGAGGCTCTTTGAGGAAGAGGACGAGCTGGAGTTCTGA
- a CDS encoding glycosyltransferase family 39 protein — protein sequence MKREKVYLSLILVASFVVRLIPHRNLLLAAYDEYLHRDLTLRIVEGGIGTVSRDLPSLLGLRAYSYPPLFHIIGAFLYRIFHSDYFFLVIPAVYGTLAVLGFYFAYKELFEDEKKALLATLLLAFAPDFIYRTSLYIPENMGLLLFSLSMFFGVKFLKKKTISSFILFTATFGLYTITHRGWIFFAFAAAIVLLSYLEPTIKRNVHYVIILVLAGLLAYFGLPQVKSTFGELFLRLQRSEVSFLGYFKWVGVVQLVFGVLGSSYYFKKGPLQRGLVLWAWTFLLAGGVSFRFRDPYATISLAAITSEYLIDVVFPSIGPILKRALNDVRGFGSALVKALPEKRAVQVLIIAVLILTPAFQGAYGAYHYIVIPSITDKEAYEWISQNTPENATILVWWDMGYLLIGNTHRKDVVVWKKVYQGFFGEAPTVKEAGQAYTDHVIMFSSNQRNFVYYLMKKYNVSYIFVDRRRYSYGLVRYGLMEYAPYDTHFKLEFCNGGSVIYRFIPEPKLRMEQPLPIEYHGNYSPLVNFFEKFWTGYNYADFDTSYKADFNLNGWMVDLYYNLYNKTGDERFKERAEWLLRWLEYKQMDNGAFPWGVPPNDFTLYTAYTLEPIKKFQFGGTEKALNLLKSREKEDYFMTTPKDKSGSFVVNALLLPLYKELGILNATTEKNVLREILDEQGEKGDWRDNIGTTLAVASALARYYQLTGNETVLNSVKKAAEWLKDQQDEEGRLKVEKYPYAYSRTSYVQIAYIYHVAGLEEQAQKTLDFIMKTFDPTKEAHPLDAAVSIYRYMMYAYGSEKAMEFLNSLLEQHPLPKFLP from the coding sequence GTGAAGCGGGAGAAGGTTTACCTCTCATTAATTCTGGTTGCATCCTTCGTTGTTAGACTGATCCCGCACAGAAACCTCTTACTGGCGGCCTATGACGAGTACCTTCATAGGGACCTCACCTTGAGGATTGTTGAAGGTGGAATAGGAACAGTTTCCCGGGATCTGCCGTCCCTCCTAGGACTCCGTGCCTACAGTTATCCACCCCTCTTCCACATAATCGGGGCCTTTCTCTACAGAATCTTCCACTCGGACTATTTTTTCCTCGTTATACCCGCTGTTTACGGAACTCTTGCAGTCCTAGGGTTTTACTTCGCCTACAAAGAACTCTTTGAGGACGAAAAAAAGGCACTCCTGGCGACGCTGTTGCTGGCGTTTGCTCCAGATTTCATATATAGAACAAGCCTTTATATACCCGAAAACATGGGATTACTTCTCTTCTCGCTGAGTATGTTTTTTGGTGTGAAGTTCCTCAAAAAGAAGACAATCTCAAGCTTTATCCTCTTTACCGCGACCTTTGGTCTCTACACCATAACCCACAGGGGATGGATATTCTTTGCCTTTGCGGCGGCGATAGTCTTGCTGTCTTATTTGGAGCCTACCATAAAGCGCAACGTCCACTATGTAATCATCTTGGTTCTTGCCGGACTTCTGGCATACTTTGGCCTGCCCCAAGTAAAATCAACTTTTGGAGAACTGTTTTTAAGGCTCCAGAGGAGCGAAGTAAGCTTCCTCGGATATTTCAAGTGGGTTGGAGTCGTCCAGCTTGTCTTCGGGGTTCTCGGAAGTTCCTATTACTTCAAAAAAGGTCCCCTTCAGAGGGGTCTTGTACTGTGGGCCTGGACATTCCTGCTGGCGGGTGGAGTTTCCTTCCGCTTTAGGGATCCCTACGCCACAATTTCTCTCGCGGCAATCACCTCGGAATACCTCATCGATGTGGTTTTCCCCTCAATTGGCCCCATTTTGAAGAGAGCCCTAAACGACGTGCGGGGATTCGGCTCCGCTCTTGTGAAAGCCCTTCCCGAGAAAAGGGCAGTCCAAGTCCTCATAATAGCGGTTTTAATCTTAACCCCCGCATTCCAGGGGGCCTATGGAGCATACCACTACATAGTGATTCCAAGCATAACGGACAAAGAGGCCTATGAGTGGATATCCCAGAATACCCCTGAAAACGCCACGATACTCGTCTGGTGGGATATGGGGTATCTTTTGATTGGAAATACCCACAGAAAGGACGTTGTCGTATGGAAAAAGGTATATCAGGGGTTCTTTGGAGAGGCCCCAACGGTAAAGGAAGCAGGACAGGCGTATACAGATCATGTCATTATGTTCAGCTCCAATCAGAGAAATTTCGTGTATTACCTCATGAAAAAATACAACGTGAGCTACATATTCGTCGACAGACGGCGCTATTCCTACGGGCTGGTACGCTATGGCCTCATGGAATACGCCCCGTATGATACTCACTTCAAGCTGGAGTTCTGCAACGGCGGTTCCGTGATCTACAGGTTCATCCCAGAGCCCAAACTCAGGATGGAACAGCCTCTTCCCATAGAGTATCATGGGAACTACTCTCCTCTGGTGAACTTTTTTGAGAAGTTCTGGACGGGCTACAACTATGCGGACTTCGACACCAGCTACAAGGCCGACTTCAACTTGAACGGGTGGATGGTCGACCTATACTACAACCTGTACAACAAAACCGGAGATGAGAGGTTTAAGGAGAGGGCAGAGTGGCTCCTCAGGTGGCTGGAGTACAAGCAGATGGACAACGGGGCGTTCCCCTGGGGAGTGCCTCCCAACGACTTCACGCTGTACACGGCCTACACACTGGAGCCCATCAAGAAGTTCCAGTTTGGTGGAACCGAAAAAGCACTCAATCTCCTGAAATCCCGGGAAAAAGAAGATTACTTCATGACCACGCCAAAGGACAAATCGGGAAGCTTTGTTGTGAACGCCCTGCTGCTTCCGCTTTACAAGGAACTCGGCATCCTGAATGCAACAACGGAGAAAAACGTTCTTAGAGAGATTTTGGATGAGCAGGGTGAAAAGGGAGACTGGAGGGATAACATCGGCACCACGCTTGCGGTAGCATCTGCTCTGGCAAGGTATTACCAACTCACAGGAAATGAGACGGTGTTAAACTCAGTTAAAAAAGCCGCCGAATGGCTCAAAGACCAGCAGGACGAGGAAGGGAGACTTAAGGTGGAGAAGTATCCCTACGCATACTCGAGGACAAGCTACGTCCAGATCGCTTATATATACCACGTTGCAGGTCTTGAAGAGCAGGCACAGAAAACGCTCGATTTCATCATGAAAACCTTTGACCCAACCAAAGAGGCACACCCGCTTGATGCGGCAGTTTCAATATACCGCTACATGATGTACGCGTACGGAAGCGAGAAAGCCATGGAGTTCCTGAATTCCCTTCTTGAGCAGCATCCTCTTCCAAAGTTCCTTCCGTGA